The following are encoded together in the Pelagicoccus enzymogenes genome:
- a CDS encoding glycoside hydrolase family 43 protein, translating into MNNSYTNPVGDDLLMGDPFVLKAEGSYYLFGTTDPDRGFRCYQSENLRDWRELGFALENGPKDWGNAPFWAPEVITYQNRYYMTYSAQHGDTGRLLSAIAVSDRPQGPYRNWHAPWFDLGYSAIDSHIVCDTENKPFLLFSRNGEQDGYSYGKVYGAPLKADLSGLESEPVLLLEADQAWERIAWNSNRCNEGPFVINEDGTYYMTYSANHTFRPGYGIGYATAAHPLGPWTKAEENPIAGTDLANGYSGAGHNSIVSSPDGSERFIVYHTHQDPADPNNEKRSVNIDRIFVESGHLRIEGPTRSPQALPSGS; encoded by the coding sequence ATGAACAATTCTTATACAAATCCCGTTGGAGACGACCTCCTCATGGGAGATCCCTTCGTCCTCAAAGCGGAGGGCAGCTACTACCTTTTCGGCACTACCGATCCCGACCGCGGCTTCCGTTGCTACCAGTCCGAAAACCTCCGCGACTGGCGAGAGCTGGGCTTCGCCCTTGAGAACGGACCCAAGGATTGGGGCAACGCGCCGTTTTGGGCGCCCGAGGTGATAACGTATCAAAATCGCTACTACATGACCTACAGCGCCCAGCACGGCGACACTGGACGCCTGCTCAGCGCAATCGCAGTGAGCGACCGCCCTCAAGGCCCCTATAGGAACTGGCACGCGCCTTGGTTCGACCTCGGCTATTCCGCCATCGATTCCCATATCGTCTGCGACACTGAAAACAAACCGTTCCTACTCTTCAGCCGAAACGGGGAACAGGACGGCTATTCCTACGGCAAGGTCTACGGAGCCCCCCTCAAAGCCGACCTATCCGGCCTTGAAAGCGAACCCGTTCTCCTACTCGAAGCGGACCAAGCCTGGGAAAGGATCGCCTGGAACTCCAACCGCTGCAACGAAGGGCCATTCGTCATCAACGAGGATGGAACATATTACATGACCTATTCGGCCAACCATACTTTCCGTCCCGGCTACGGCATAGGATACGCCACCGCCGCTCACCCCTTGGGCCCTTGGACCAAGGCCGAGGAAAACCCCATAGCGGGAACCGATCTCGCGAACGGCTACTCCGGAGCGGGTCACAATTCAATCGTCTCTTCGCCCGACGGAAGCGAGCGCTTCATCGTCTATCATACCCACCAAGACCCTGCGGATCCCAACAACGAAAAACGCAGCGTCAACATCGACCGCATATTCGTGGAAAGCGGGCACTTGCGAATAGAGGGTCCAACCCGTTCTCCGCAAGCCCTACCTTCCGGCAGCTGA
- a CDS encoding LacI family DNA-binding transcriptional regulator, with amino-acid sequence MKKIQPSCKTIAKEAGVSRMTVSMALRDHPRVAPETRERIKEIAKRQGYTPDPNLTELMRYLRKRDISKEEPVIAILNPKRAPLNKLCKDSLLIREGVKRRAEELGFKTEDFWLHEPGMRLKRIVQILETRGIRGIVVLPVENLQDVFSLPQENFTGVATCGVAAKLGYNQVHPHFYQSMHMGVSSLMEQGFNRIGFCITHSEDERSNHLYQSYLLWHQNNTPAKNRVPILSSEEITREQFIAWVKKGKPDVVLSPNIEHYQWLKDAGFKVPENLSFAALNPATEETGEIAQVRIGFRKIGATAVDLLKSKLANEQVGPMHNPAVTLIRGEWVEGKSVKPPKGSPKAQEEKPVNLQKVG; translated from the coding sequence ATGAAAAAGATACAACCCTCATGCAAGACCATCGCGAAGGAAGCCGGCGTCAGCCGCATGACTGTCTCAATGGCCCTTCGAGACCACCCCAGAGTGGCGCCTGAAACGAGAGAACGCATCAAGGAAATCGCCAAGCGACAAGGCTACACCCCCGACCCCAACCTGACCGAACTCATGCGCTACTTGCGCAAGCGGGATATCAGCAAGGAGGAGCCCGTCATCGCCATCCTTAACCCCAAGCGAGCCCCGCTGAACAAGCTGTGCAAGGACTCCCTTCTCATCCGGGAAGGCGTTAAGCGACGGGCGGAGGAACTGGGCTTCAAAACCGAAGACTTCTGGCTGCACGAACCGGGCATGAGGCTCAAGCGCATCGTACAGATCCTCGAGACCCGCGGCATTCGCGGCATCGTGGTATTGCCAGTGGAAAACCTGCAAGACGTCTTTTCCCTGCCGCAAGAAAACTTCACCGGCGTCGCCACTTGCGGCGTGGCAGCAAAACTTGGATACAACCAAGTACACCCGCACTTCTACCAGTCCATGCACATGGGCGTATCCAGCTTGATGGAGCAAGGCTTCAACCGTATCGGTTTCTGCATTACGCACTCGGAAGACGAACGCTCCAACCACCTGTACCAAAGCTACCTCCTCTGGCACCAAAACAATACACCGGCCAAGAACCGCGTGCCCATTCTCTCGAGCGAAGAGATCACCCGCGAGCAGTTCATCGCCTGGGTCAAGAAAGGAAAGCCCGACGTCGTTCTCAGCCCCAACATCGAGCACTACCAATGGCTCAAGGACGCGGGCTTCAAGGTCCCCGAAAACCTCAGCTTCGCCGCACTCAACCCTGCAACCGAGGAAACCGGCGAGATCGCTCAGGTTCGCATCGGCTTCCGCAAAATTGGAGCCACCGCCGTCGACCTGCTCAAGTCGAAACTGGCCAACGAGCAAGTCGGTCCCATGCACAACCCCGCCGTCACCTTGATTCGCGGCGAGTGGGTCGAAGGCAAGAGCGTCAAGCCGCCCAAAGGTTCCCCCAAGGCCCAAGAGGAAAAGCCCGTAAACCTGCAAAAGGTGGGATAG
- a CDS encoding beta-galactosidase produces MHTPQKKLQYPATARTASVANLNGRPSIHIDGTPVSPLIYALTDVPSGRWSWEELPQHNIARFCERGIKLVQLDLSLQHIWKEDGSFDLSVAQRQIQGVLEACPSASVIFRFHVRAPLWWLKSHPQEWVAYADTDYVDEQSWGLLRIIEHDNNPVRRVSMASRLWREEITIQFKRFLTEFSATPESRALVGIQVANGVYGEWHNWGFFDNEPDVSEPMTQAFRDWLKNKYGNVDTLRQAWGQPDADFATAQTPGVEQRRTDGIFRDPKRQAAVVDFYDCMHQVTADAIIHFAQTVKEDWPRPIIVGTFYGYFFSCFGRHAAGGHLHLQRILDCDAIDYLSGPQAYEPEAIELGDPYRSRSLIDSVRMHGKLWLDEMDCEPKTPILKDSDYSERVQQSVADLRRNTAFSLTKGMGLWYYDFNVSGVDLDGYTHPLCGSQGNWDHPVLLREIERLRELQAAYAKQPHSSMADVLMVYDTKSFYYTASLKHSDPISPALLDHLTLAAFRSGVVFDTIHLDDLPQMDLSPYRVIVFGNTFALNADMRQWIQSKVACNGRHLIWNYAPGYISPQDRSASLQNVEELCGIKLKEISIDAPPTVELGDCFAEATSYTVGDSPISPLFAAEDVKAETLARFAGSDSAAIARKTFPNHTSWFVSLPSKATEPFRTLLERCGAHCYGEPDAFFYGGSGILATHSLSGGQREIRLPNGKTISLPLPPGPATVILDGSTGEILLNEYGVDRGELVEAYPE; encoded by the coding sequence ATGCATACCCCCCAAAAAAAACTACAATACCCGGCAACTGCGCGGACCGCCTCCGTCGCCAATCTCAACGGACGACCCAGCATCCATATAGACGGAACTCCCGTCTCGCCGCTGATCTACGCCCTCACCGATGTACCTTCCGGGAGGTGGTCATGGGAAGAGCTTCCCCAGCACAACATCGCGCGTTTCTGCGAGAGAGGGATCAAGCTCGTGCAACTGGACCTGTCCCTCCAACATATCTGGAAGGAGGACGGAAGCTTCGACCTCAGCGTCGCTCAGCGCCAGATCCAAGGGGTGCTCGAAGCCTGTCCCTCCGCTAGCGTGATCTTCCGTTTCCACGTGAGAGCTCCCTTATGGTGGCTTAAATCCCATCCGCAGGAATGGGTCGCGTATGCGGATACCGACTACGTTGACGAGCAAAGCTGGGGACTGCTTCGAATCATAGAACACGACAACAATCCAGTCCGCCGGGTAAGCATGGCCTCACGTCTCTGGCGAGAGGAAATTACCATCCAGTTCAAACGCTTTCTCACGGAATTCTCCGCAACCCCAGAAAGCCGCGCCCTCGTGGGAATCCAAGTAGCCAATGGCGTCTACGGAGAGTGGCACAATTGGGGCTTCTTCGACAACGAACCGGATGTCAGCGAGCCGATGACCCAGGCCTTCAGAGACTGGCTCAAAAACAAGTATGGAAACGTGGATACATTGAGACAGGCCTGGGGACAACCCGATGCCGATTTCGCAACCGCTCAAACGCCTGGCGTAGAGCAGCGCCGGACCGACGGCATTTTCCGCGACCCCAAGAGACAAGCAGCAGTGGTAGACTTCTACGACTGCATGCACCAGGTCACAGCCGACGCTATCATTCACTTCGCCCAGACGGTGAAGGAAGACTGGCCCCGCCCCATCATCGTGGGCACCTTCTACGGCTATTTCTTCTCCTGCTTCGGGCGCCATGCGGCCGGCGGGCACCTTCACCTGCAGCGCATCCTCGACTGCGATGCGATCGACTACCTCAGCGGCCCCCAAGCCTACGAGCCGGAAGCCATCGAGCTGGGCGACCCCTACCGCTCCCGCAGCCTCATCGACTCGGTTCGCATGCACGGCAAGCTCTGGCTCGACGAAATGGATTGCGAGCCCAAGACCCCGATCCTGAAGGACTCCGACTACTCGGAGCGCGTGCAGCAAAGCGTCGCCGACCTGAGACGCAATACCGCCTTTTCGCTGACAAAGGGAATGGGGCTCTGGTACTACGACTTCAACGTCTCCGGAGTAGATCTCGATGGCTATACGCACCCCTTGTGCGGCTCCCAGGGCAATTGGGATCATCCCGTGCTGCTACGCGAGATTGAGCGTTTGCGCGAATTACAGGCCGCCTACGCGAAACAGCCACACAGCAGCATGGCAGACGTGCTCATGGTCTACGACACAAAGAGTTTTTACTACACTGCTAGCTTGAAGCACAGCGACCCCATCAGTCCGGCCTTGCTGGACCACCTCACGCTCGCCGCTTTCCGCAGCGGCGTCGTATTCGATACCATCCACTTGGACGACCTGCCGCAGATGGACCTCTCGCCCTACCGGGTCATCGTATTCGGAAACACCTTTGCGCTGAATGCTGACATGCGTCAGTGGATACAGAGCAAGGTCGCCTGCAACGGGCGCCACCTGATTTGGAACTACGCTCCCGGATACATTTCTCCGCAAGACCGATCAGCGTCGCTGCAAAACGTGGAAGAGCTATGCGGCATCAAACTGAAGGAGATTTCGATCGACGCTCCCCCGACTGTGGAGTTAGGCGATTGTTTCGCAGAGGCCACCTCTTACACCGTGGGCGACTCGCCAATTTCTCCGCTCTTCGCAGCGGAGGACGTCAAGGCAGAAACCTTGGCCCGTTTCGCAGGTAGCGATAGTGCCGCGATTGCCCGCAAAACCTTTCCCAACCATACGAGCTGGTTCGTCAGCCTTCCCAGCAAAGCGACCGAGCCCTTCCGCACCCTCCTCGAGCGCTGCGGCGCCCATTGCTACGGCGAGCCTGACGCATTCTTCTACGGTGGTAGTGGAATTCTCGCGACGCACAGTTTGAGCGGAGGGCAGAGAGAGATTCGACTGCCCAACGGCAAAACGATCTCCCTCCCACTGCCTCCAGGACCCGCCACGGTCATCCTCGATGGCTCAACAGGCGAGATTCTTCTCAACGAGTACGGCGTCGATCGCGGGGAGCTCGTCGAGGCTTACCCTGAGTAA
- a CDS encoding sodium:solute symporter family protein, protein MQFLGLHVLDIIVLLIYLVVILWLGKKAGESNDDTSEFFLAGRSLGKFYQFFLNFGASTNADQAVAVTRETYRQGVGGMWIQFLVLFITPFYWFTALFFRRVRLTTLGDFFTERFKSPFLGGSYAVFTLLMAFVGGGVGYMVAGKTMMAITPKPAEALTVEERTTVEEFNEYHELDALTVSERSEVQQERYEVLRQKNLRGELRSFYSYTNPLVFYVGYGLIVAIYTMMGGFRAAAITDVIQGFLIVLFSMILIPLGLSKLGGFSGLHAAVPAFKFELFGSISLSEYGWYTIFAMACSQLVAIVAVAQAMLTAGSATNENSARFGIIGGMFFKRLLMLSWILAGLIAVGLYAGKLHDPDLAWGHMSRDLLLPGAIGLMLVGILAANMSTLDALSVSNSALFIKNLYQPFRPEKSEKHYIKVGRVVIGVTLFGGIGAAIYVDNLLELFKYFISIPAIFGAPIWLGFIWRRLTKVAVIVEVAICFAIFAIVPNVFMSLDWARTNPAFLQQTESFSHVYKAPALKEDVALGRAEQVGDTIEKEVYVEPKGIFFEKVVRQDPEDPNSPLIGIGRFESELWVMSWFGIDFTEFKKSQLVAARFFFNAFFPFLILIVVSLVTQPVSKRRLDYFFGKIYTPVQATPEEDERAVAYAAENPEEREAKKMFPNSNWEIAKPDKMDILGFGGSWLAVGGVIFLLWVMVSIR, encoded by the coding sequence ATGCAATTTCTCGGACTTCACGTTTTAGACATAATCGTACTACTCATCTACTTGGTAGTGATCCTTTGGCTCGGCAAAAAGGCGGGCGAATCGAATGACGATACCTCGGAGTTTTTCTTGGCCGGGAGATCGCTTGGAAAGTTCTACCAGTTCTTCCTGAATTTCGGGGCGTCGACCAACGCCGACCAAGCGGTGGCAGTCACGCGCGAGACTTACCGGCAAGGAGTAGGGGGAATGTGGATACAATTCCTCGTTTTGTTCATCACGCCTTTCTACTGGTTTACTGCTCTCTTTTTCCGTCGTGTGCGCCTGACGACCTTGGGCGACTTCTTTACGGAGCGTTTCAAGAGTCCCTTTCTCGGCGGCAGTTACGCAGTGTTCACCCTCTTGATGGCCTTCGTGGGCGGGGGAGTCGGCTACATGGTTGCAGGGAAGACCATGATGGCAATCACTCCCAAGCCGGCGGAAGCTCTCACAGTGGAGGAGCGTACGACGGTTGAGGAATTCAACGAGTACCATGAACTCGATGCCTTGACGGTTTCCGAGCGAAGCGAAGTGCAGCAGGAGCGCTACGAAGTGCTGCGGCAAAAGAACCTGCGAGGCGAGCTGCGTTCGTTCTACTCTTACACGAACCCCTTGGTGTTCTACGTCGGCTATGGCCTGATTGTGGCCATCTATACCATGATGGGAGGGTTCAGGGCGGCTGCCATCACGGACGTGATACAGGGCTTCCTGATCGTGCTGTTTTCCATGATCCTGATTCCGCTGGGGCTTTCCAAGCTGGGCGGCTTCTCCGGCCTGCACGCGGCGGTGCCCGCCTTTAAGTTCGAGCTGTTCGGATCGATTTCGTTAAGCGAGTACGGTTGGTATACCATTTTCGCGATGGCCTGTTCGCAGTTGGTGGCGATTGTGGCGGTGGCTCAAGCCATGCTCACCGCGGGATCGGCCACCAACGAGAATTCCGCGCGATTCGGCATCATCGGCGGCATGTTCTTCAAGCGGCTGCTCATGTTGTCGTGGATTTTGGCAGGCCTGATCGCGGTAGGACTGTACGCCGGCAAGCTGCACGACCCGGATTTGGCTTGGGGGCACATGAGCCGCGACCTCCTGCTTCCGGGGGCGATTGGCCTGATGCTGGTGGGAATCCTCGCTGCGAACATGTCTACCTTGGACGCGCTCTCGGTTTCCAACTCGGCGCTTTTCATCAAGAACCTTTACCAGCCGTTCCGTCCGGAGAAGTCGGAAAAGCACTACATCAAGGTTGGCCGGGTCGTGATCGGCGTGACTTTGTTCGGAGGCATCGGAGCGGCGATCTACGTCGACAACCTGCTGGAGCTCTTCAAGTACTTCATCTCGATTCCGGCGATATTCGGGGCACCCATCTGGTTGGGCTTCATTTGGCGGAGGCTGACGAAAGTGGCCGTCATCGTGGAGGTCGCGATTTGCTTCGCTATCTTCGCCATCGTTCCCAACGTTTTCATGTCCTTGGATTGGGCCCGCACCAACCCGGCGTTCCTGCAGCAAACGGAGTCCTTCTCCCACGTTTACAAGGCTCCGGCCCTGAAGGAAGACGTTGCTCTCGGGCGAGCGGAGCAGGTGGGTGACACCATCGAAAAGGAGGTCTACGTCGAGCCCAAGGGCATCTTCTTCGAGAAGGTGGTCCGCCAGGATCCGGAAGATCCGAATTCGCCTTTGATCGGCATCGGGCGCTTCGAGTCGGAGCTGTGGGTCATGAGCTGGTTCGGCATCGATTTCACCGAGTTCAAGAAGTCTCAATTGGTCGCGGCCCGCTTCTTCTTCAACGCCTTCTTCCCGTTCCTTATTTTGATTGTGGTATCGCTCGTTACGCAGCCGGTGAGCAAGCGTCGCCTCGACTACTTCTTCGGCAAAATCTATACGCCGGTACAAGCGACGCCGGAGGAAGACGAAAGGGCGGTCGCTTACGCGGCGGAGAACCCCGAGGAGCGCGAGGCCAAGAAGATGTTCCCCAACAGCAACTGGGAAATCGCCAAGCCGGACAAGATGGACATCCTCGGCTTCGGCGGAAGCTGGCTGGCCGTGGGCGGCGTGATCTTCCTGCTGTGGGTGATGGTTTCGATTCGCTGA
- a CDS encoding Gfo/Idh/MocA family protein, with product MPNHLVSEAFTPIKTAIVGYGQSGELSHAYGIQANPEFEIVAICDLSPQRRQFAQESIGCPAYADHRELLDSKAEIELASIVTRSDTHCQVACDLLDAGVNVLITKPWAVNTKEADLLIRAQLGSGKLIFPWIPMYWSPEYCKIKQLVEENAIGRVFTIRRYIAQFSKREDWQTELKFGGGYLNNWGAHIVQPLLELAGSPVTRVGGHLQQVINGGDGDDNFLALLEFESGILGIAEYAQATEGLPSFLVQGTQGTIVSDGETITLVQKDPASTKVPRRNEFPIEGKRFGDEAHIYRDVAATLRQGSPFRASLEDAYQGTRVLDAIREAHHKKSFVSDFLSLNSKLET from the coding sequence TTGCCAAATCACCTTGTGAGCGAAGCGTTTACACCGATCAAAACGGCGATCGTCGGCTACGGGCAAAGCGGAGAGCTTTCCCACGCCTACGGCATTCAAGCCAATCCAGAGTTCGAAATCGTGGCCATCTGCGACCTGTCGCCCCAGCGACGCCAATTCGCCCAAGAAAGCATCGGCTGCCCGGCCTACGCCGACCACCGCGAACTCCTGGATTCGAAGGCAGAAATCGAACTCGCTTCCATCGTCACTCGATCCGACACCCATTGCCAAGTAGCCTGCGACTTGCTAGACGCCGGCGTCAACGTGCTGATCACCAAGCCGTGGGCGGTCAACACCAAGGAAGCAGATCTCCTGATCCGAGCTCAGCTCGGCAGCGGCAAACTGATTTTCCCTTGGATACCGATGTATTGGTCTCCCGAATACTGCAAAATCAAGCAACTCGTAGAGGAGAACGCCATCGGACGCGTCTTCACGATTCGCCGCTACATCGCCCAGTTCAGCAAACGCGAAGACTGGCAAACAGAGCTCAAGTTCGGTGGCGGCTACCTCAACAATTGGGGAGCCCACATCGTGCAACCGCTCCTCGAGCTGGCAGGCAGTCCGGTAACGCGAGTCGGCGGACACCTTCAGCAGGTCATCAACGGCGGAGACGGCGACGACAATTTCCTCGCTCTCCTGGAATTCGAAAGCGGCATTCTCGGCATCGCCGAGTACGCTCAAGCCACCGAGGGGCTCCCATCCTTTCTTGTACAAGGCACTCAAGGTACCATCGTATCGGACGGAGAAACGATCACCCTCGTGCAAAAGGACCCAGCCTCGACCAAGGTCCCCCGACGCAACGAATTCCCCATCGAAGGAAAACGTTTCGGCGACGAGGCCCACATCTACCGCGACGTCGCAGCAACGCTGCGCCAAGGCTCGCCCTTCCGAGCATCGCTCGAAGATGCCTATCAAGGCACGCGAGTCCTCGATGCAATCAGGGAAGCTCACCACAAAAAGAGCTTCGTATCCGATTTCCTATCACTCAACAGCAAGCTGGAAACGTAG
- a CDS encoding TonB-dependent receptor plug domain-containing protein: MSLPLCSVFALSGLYAQDAASDEDEVFELSPFEVIGDDDVGYRATSTLAGTRLRTEMRDIGSSISVVNKEFLQDTGSTNLEDVLIFTPNTEIGGLGGNHSGSQGANPIPEQQRDDPSGGLTRVRGLASADLTRDYFLTNIPFDTFNTDRVEVQRGANSALYGLGSPGGIINASTIRADFNGDRGRIRFETDEHGTARYSLRYNKEVTDKVAIRIAALSEDKGYEQKQAFLEDDRLFVAVTGKLPFNLTARGSAEVAERHSSNPDYVLPNDGITPWINLGKPISSSPAEGAAIFRGTGTFFPGVANSNVMHLSSGNGASVGLYRFYQDPNDPNPTFGGHNYLVQTPADSALPPENQRLTEPGAPAGQWMRIKAWDEINIIRRSGYYSDGTPVAPGTAPFFSNGFVSHQITDRSIFDYRKNLFSGGTAQQYGEWENYTASLEGNWFDNRLGLEFSHNEQTFESAGNNSLQGVQQRTIYIDINEYMLATTDGSAQGTLVPNPTFGRPIMGGGSGGNRIYNDRDSTRLQGYVEVRFNDFMDEDSWMTRLLGKFTLTGLIDESTHYNQTLYSARADPIDSYDLDTYLPGHHAVTQRSGQEFALPVTNDTNFLNITSINDLAGVGIQGVSFGRQRSNMSIVPISANFTGWNPTDGEFVNFDSVINTLYQPNSWPAASHANKDINTVDSEVIIGQHSLWDNTVVLTGTWRNDKATTATGPGRSVANARQDIRDTLDPVYLAGPQGPYEVTADDDTTSYSVMIHTPPFLRDRLPFELSVYKSEADNFRPTGSNVTIFNDTVGATAGTTEEMGFIIDGLDRKFSARFNWFESAVVNNRFEEGALYASEGILRGLAHELNNPANAGFTVADVQAVLPPAGVIAVNGFQVDWSNPDAATTLRNSSDTGTQDFKAEGMEVEIGYNPTRKWTLFFTAGQQETIADNTYPEMRRYVEEFVLDNWVNSTFAQNYYIDEGATQTLAERAQTSIVEAVQRAALQDGNPAKEQAEWRFALNTNYQFGSDSGVIPGWLGDLTVGGGLRWQDKTGIGFEVSTNELGDYALDIDKPFYAPSKTYLDVFARTSYQLKDDRSLDLQINIKDLTNHDGLIPFVANPDGSLLYRIEEGRLISASATLNF, from the coding sequence ATGTCACTGCCATTATGCAGTGTTTTCGCGCTCTCGGGACTGTATGCCCAAGACGCTGCCTCTGATGAAGATGAGGTCTTTGAGCTGTCGCCCTTCGAGGTCATTGGCGACGACGACGTTGGCTACCGCGCCACATCCACCCTTGCCGGAACGCGACTGAGAACGGAAATGCGCGACATTGGTTCTTCCATATCTGTCGTGAACAAGGAGTTTCTTCAGGATACCGGTTCCACCAACCTCGAAGATGTTCTCATCTTTACCCCCAACACCGAGATCGGTGGCCTGGGCGGTAATCACTCCGGTTCTCAAGGCGCCAACCCGATTCCTGAGCAACAGCGTGACGACCCTAGCGGCGGTTTGACCCGCGTGCGTGGTTTGGCTAGCGCCGACCTCACTCGTGACTATTTTCTCACCAACATCCCGTTTGATACCTTCAACACCGATCGTGTAGAAGTCCAGCGTGGCGCCAACTCGGCCCTCTACGGTCTTGGCAGCCCGGGTGGTATCATCAATGCTTCTACCATTCGCGCCGATTTCAATGGCGACCGTGGCCGCATTCGCTTCGAAACCGACGAACACGGCACTGCTCGCTACTCCTTGCGCTACAATAAGGAGGTAACGGACAAAGTTGCCATCCGTATCGCGGCGCTATCCGAGGACAAAGGTTACGAACAGAAGCAGGCGTTTCTGGAAGACGACCGCCTCTTCGTGGCCGTAACTGGCAAGCTACCGTTTAACCTCACCGCTCGCGGAAGCGCGGAAGTTGCCGAGCGCCATTCCTCCAACCCAGACTACGTTCTGCCCAACGATGGCATCACGCCGTGGATTAACTTGGGTAAGCCCATCTCCAGTTCTCCGGCTGAAGGCGCGGCCATCTTTCGCGGCACGGGTACTTTCTTCCCCGGCGTGGCCAACTCCAACGTAATGCATCTCTCCTCTGGGAATGGAGCATCCGTTGGTCTTTACCGCTTCTATCAGGATCCGAACGATCCTAATCCGACCTTTGGCGGCCACAATTACCTCGTCCAGACTCCCGCCGATTCGGCGCTCCCTCCGGAGAACCAACGCCTCACCGAGCCCGGCGCCCCTGCTGGTCAGTGGATGCGAATCAAGGCTTGGGACGAAATTAACATCATTCGCCGCTCGGGTTACTATTCTGACGGAACGCCCGTTGCTCCCGGCACGGCCCCCTTCTTCAGCAACGGTTTCGTTTCTCACCAGATCACGGATCGCAGCATCTTCGACTACCGGAAGAATCTGTTCAGCGGAGGCACGGCTCAACAATACGGCGAGTGGGAAAACTATACCGCTAGCCTCGAAGGCAACTGGTTCGACAATCGCTTAGGCTTGGAATTCTCCCACAACGAGCAGACCTTCGAAAGCGCGGGTAACAACTCCCTGCAAGGTGTCCAGCAGCGCACTATCTACATCGATATCAACGAGTACATGCTGGCCACCACGGATGGTTCGGCCCAAGGAACTTTGGTTCCAAACCCGACCTTCGGCCGTCCGATAATGGGTGGCGGTTCAGGCGGCAATCGTATCTACAACGATCGCGACTCCACTCGTCTCCAAGGTTATGTCGAAGTTCGCTTCAACGACTTTATGGACGAGGACAGCTGGATGACCCGCCTCTTGGGCAAGTTCACCCTGACCGGCTTGATCGACGAGAGCACCCACTACAATCAGACGCTCTATTCGGCCCGAGCCGATCCTATCGATTCGTATGACCTCGACACCTACCTCCCAGGCCACCACGCGGTGACTCAGCGGAGCGGTCAGGAGTTCGCGCTCCCCGTTACGAACGACACGAACTTCCTCAACATCACTTCCATCAACGATCTCGCTGGAGTGGGGATTCAGGGTGTTTCCTTTGGTCGCCAACGGAGCAACATGAGCATTGTGCCCATCTCCGCTAACTTCACCGGATGGAATCCGACGGACGGAGAATTCGTCAACTTCGATTCCGTGATCAACACGCTCTATCAACCCAACAGCTGGCCTGCCGCGTCCCACGCGAACAAGGATATCAACACGGTTGATTCAGAGGTGATCATTGGCCAGCATTCCCTCTGGGACAATACAGTGGTCCTCACTGGAACGTGGCGTAACGACAAAGCCACTACAGCCACAGGACCTGGCCGTTCGGTCGCGAATGCCCGTCAGGACATCAGAGACACCCTTGATCCCGTCTACTTAGCCGGACCTCAGGGGCCTTACGAGGTCACCGCTGACGACGATACGACTTCCTATTCGGTCATGATCCACACGCCTCCGTTCCTGCGGGATCGTCTTCCCTTCGAACTCTCCGTCTACAAGAGCGAAGCAGACAACTTCCGTCCAACAGGCAGCAATGTAACCATCTTCAACGATACCGTCGGCGCGACTGCTGGTACCACCGAAGAAATGGGATTCATCATCGATGGACTCGACCGCAAGTTCTCCGCTCGTTTCAACTGGTTTGAATCCGCCGTGGTCAATAATCGTTTCGAAGAAGGTGCCCTTTACGCTTCGGAAGGAATCCTGCGTGGTCTGGCTCATGAGCTGAACAATCCTGCCAATGCCGGCTTCACTGTCGCGGATGTCCAAGCGGTACTGCCTCCCGCCGGCGTGATCGCTGTGAATGGCTTCCAAGTTGACTGGAGTAACCCCGACGCTGCGACCACTCTTCGTAACTCTTCCGACACCGGAACGCAGGACTTCAAGGCAGAGGGGATGGAAGTCGAAATCGGTTACAATCCAACCCGCAAGTGGACTCTGTTCTTCACCGCGGGTCAGCAGGAAACGATTGCCGATAACACCTACCCCGAGATGCGGCGATACGTTGAGGAGTTCGTCCTCGATAATTGGGTGAACAGCACCTTCGCCCAGAACTATTACATCGATGAGGGTGCCACTCAGACTCTCGCTGAGCGGGCGCAGACATCCATCGTAGAGGCCGTCCAACGTGCGGCCCTGCAAGACGGTAACCCTGCCAAGGAACAGGCTGAATGGCGCTTCGCTCTCAATACCAACTACCAATTCGGTTCCGACAGCGGAGTCATTCCTGGTTGGCTGGGGGACCTGACCGTTGGCGGTGGCCTCCGTTGGCAGGACAAGACGGGTATTGGCTTCGAAGTGAGCACGAACGAACTGGGCGATTACGCCCTGGACATCGACAAGCCATTCTACGCGCCCTCGAAGACATACCTCGATGTGTTCGCTCGCACGTCCTACCAGTTGAAGGATGATCGTTCCCTCGATCTCCAGATCAACATCAAGGATCTCACCAACCATGATGGTCTGATTCCCTTCGTCGCAAATCCCGACGGCAGTCTTCTCTACCGTATCGAGGAAGGCCGTTTGATCTCAGCTTCGGCTACGCTTAATTTCTAA